The genomic window aggtgggATTCCAgggtcaagcccaggtcagctgtgtgcaagataacaTCGCTGTGTCATGTCTCTGGCCCACCATGGGGCCATGTTAACACCCTCCAATGAACGGGAAGAAACAAAGTATCATTCCCATTCCTCTCTCCACTGGAAGAAACAAAGTATCATTACCATTCCTTTCCGTAGACTGGGTAACGGCTCTGCTTTTAAACCCTGACCCGGCCGTTCCAGGGGCTAAAGGGCTTTCCTTGCGCCCCGGTTCAATCCACAGTACTgtgtgtggtcccctaagcacccagGGGTCatagcacagaatcagaaatagcccctgcacactgccaggcgCCACCCCaaaacccaccccccaaaaggtaTATCTCAGTGTgtgggggcgggcggaggggtCCGCTGCCGCTGCTCAGACCCACCAGGCAGAGAAGCACCAAGTCCCGAGCGCTCGGCCCAGCGCCAGAGGCTACGCGGCATCTGAAGCTGGCTCTGGCCCAGGGTCCGGCAAGCGAGCAGGAGAATgcggcccccctcccaccccaagctgCTGGCTCTGGTCCCGCTTAGCTCCCAGTCTTCCTGGCCACGCCTTCCCGCTGGGCTCACCCCAGATGTCTGCACACGCCCTCATCTGGGCCCCCCTcccgccgcacccctgccccaccgTCCAGGATCACGCAGAGCGCTGGGGCCGAGTCCCCGCCGTCTGGCCTCTGTCCGGTCAGCTGCTCCCTCTCGGCGGCTGTTCCTGGGTTCCAGCTCAGCGAGGAGCCACCGGCCCAGGgtccctgcccacctccctctgcctccttttgGGCCCAGCCGTCCGCACACCCATGTCCGTTCTGTCTCTGAGGAGACGTGTCCCCAAACGCTGTGCCCCTGCACCCCAAGAGGCTTCCTCTTCCCGGCCGACCCGAgtgccccccgctccccccccacaCCGTCCCTCTGGCCCTGCGCTTCCTGTCCGGCCCCTCCCGGCACCCGCTCTGGGCTGGGCGACTTCCCGGGCTCCTACCTGGACAATCGCGACCAGCAGGTGCGCTGACCTCCGTgcgttttttttaaataaagacttTATTTGTTCGTgaccacacctgaaggtgctccgGGCCtccccggctctgcgctcaggggcgTTCGGGGGACCATGCGTGCGGGGTCGGAACCCGGGCCGGCCCGCTGCGAAGTGCTGCGCAAAGCACTGagctctccagccctgatggGCTTCCCGGGAGCGGAAGTGCTCAGCCTCTCCGGGGGCTCAGGGTGGAGACTCCCGACCCGGCGCGGCCGCTGGCGCACACACCTGCTTCAGGCTCCACCACGCGTGTCCCCCCGGCTCTGAGGCGACGCTCAGCAGCTCCCTTAccgggggcaggggtgcagagaaGCGAGGGGGCTTGtccaggggcccggggccaggcATCCCGAGTCAGTGGGGTGCAGGGCCTCCTCCAGGGGTGCTCGAGCGGCGACGCGTCCAGACGCCAGACCATCGCTCAGGTCCCCCCCGAGCTGGGGCTCAGTCCTGCGGTGTTTCCAGAATGTTGCCCCTCAGGAGAAATTAAGGTGACGGGGAGGTGGCCAGAGCCCCAGCCTCGGGCCCTGCGGTCCCCAGAGGCCGGAAGGGCCCAGCAGGAAGGGGCCCAGCAGAGAGGGAGCGGCTGGCACAGGGCAGGAAGCGTTTATCCGAACGTCTCTCTGCCCTCGTGAGCGCTCGGCGGGCAGCGGGGGGGTTGGGCCAAAATGAATGTCACCAAACCGGACAATGAAGGAGGGGACACTTCTGGACAGGGCTGAGCGACGGGTGTGGACGACACCGAGCTATCCTAACGACGCGCGCCGGCACCTTCACGGGCAATTCCAGGCCCATGGAAGGTTCTggagcggggggtggggcgggcagagCCCCGCGGGGCTGGCCCCTGCAGCCCTACTCAGCACACTAGGGAGCACCGGGGTACCTGCCCGCAGTCCTCACCCCTTCCTCCGGGGGAGGGACTGAGCAGCCAGGGGCCGCCCCAACTGTCCTGAGAgctggagcggggtggggggcgccgggcCCCTATTCTgcgggggggtcgggggggggccAAGGCAGGCTGCTCAAAGCTCGGGTCCAGAGACCACACTGCACGCGGGGTCACAGCACTGCTTCAGTCTCTGCCAGGCGACAGCCAGGTCACCTGTCCTGGGGGCGTGGAcccttcctgggctggagcgttCCACAGGGCCCTCAGCTGGGCCCAGACTCCCACTGGGCCCTTCCCAGGCCCGACCGGCAGGGGCCGAGGGTGCTGCTGGCCGCCCTGGCCTGCACCcggaaggtgtgtgtgtgcgggggggtgGCCCAACCTCTTGGAGTGGCAGGTCTCACACCCCTGCCCCATTTGGGCACAGGCACCGTTggggtccccagccccccagccctgggctttgGTTTACATCACGGAGCAGCATCACTCCTgcactcccacccccctccctgcagggGGCACAGCCCCCGCCTCCTGCACCACCCCCCGAGAGGCAggcccgcacccctgcacccccccaccgccAAAGAAACAGCAGGTGGCACTGGGAAATCTGGGGGGCCCTCAAAGGCCTCCCTGTACCCCCATGGCcttcacacacgcgcacacacgtctcagctccaagcactgcccgcgggcaagggggagggggacgaggaggacgaggacgaggaagAGCGGGGGACAGAGGACGAGGGGGGAGGGGTACCCTGTTCAGAGGTGACCTGCAAGTTCAAGTGACGCAGAAAATTATCAAAGAGGCGAGACAGTCTCTGCCCTTGGCAGAGGCCCGGGGCGAGGGGACGCGGGAGGGGGGCGCATCCCTTGATGCCCCGTggcccccctcccggccccccaacCCTGACACCAGGGCCGAGAAATCTGTGCTGTACAAAACAGGCCGATGCGGCGGTGTGGGGAGGCGGGGCCTTGGGCCTGGACAGTCCCGGTGGGCAGCGGCCAGGGCCCGGGCTCTGCTCCGAGCAGGCCTGCGGTGGGTCACGGTCAGCCGGCGCGGTCTAGACGCTCGCCGGGCGCAGGGGCTGAGTGCGGGGCAGGCAGaggcccgggccggggccgggggccggccggggccactcctggccaagGACAGGTCCGGCTCCCCGAGGGCACCCCCCGCCGCACCCGCCCCGGGCTCGCAGGCAGCTGGCAGGTGAGTTCGCGGAGATCTGGGGGCTCCGTCGGCGCCTGAACGGAGGGTGCGAGGGCAGGAGACAGGACAAGCCGGACGGGTCAGCTGCCGGCCGTGAGCCTTCAGGGCCCCTGTGAGTGGGCGACGGGACAGGGCAGAACCCCCCATCCAGAGACGTCGGCCCCTGGCCGCAGCACGGAGCTGACCGTGGAGCCCACGAAATCTGAGAGAGAGAATTGGAGAGAGTCAgacgccgccgccccgccgcccgccgcgccccgggccccgcagGGCCGCCCGGCCCCCAGGCCTCCGACCTGCACTCCCGAGACCGGCCACCAGGGGGCCCCGCCTGCACACGTGTGACACCGCGGAGCCGGGGAGTCCCCCCTCCACTGCAGGGATGAGGCAGCCGGGAGCCGACAgcgcggggcaggggtggggatgcGGCCCACCGTCAGCCTCCCCGACCTCCTCGCCCTCGTGGGGGCCTCCACGCTGCGCTCACCTGCTTCCCAGTCTGGGAGGGGCTGCGGGCCGCTCCCAGTGGTACTCGCCCAGCTGTGCGGGTGGGTCCGACTTCCAGTACCGGGACCCCCAGGGGTACTTGGTGGTGTCGGAGGGGCATGTGGCCCCGGGAACGGGACTCCACCAAAAAGACCCCCTCGTGGCAGAGGGGGCATCTTCAGGAGACGCAGCCTAGTGCGGGGCCCGCGGGCGCAACACGGTGGCGGGCGAGACTCCGGGTTCCTGCCGCAGACCCAGGCGCATCGGACACACGGGgtgtctgtcccccaccccccaagcagcCCGGCCCGGGCTCCAGGCGCAGGTGCCCCTGGGCAGCAGGCCCGCACGGTCCCCAGAGTTGCCACTTCTCCGGCGGGCGCGGAGGAGGACAGGGCCTGCAGGACACGCTCCTTGGACACTGTCCTAAGGGGCGCAGACCAGCCCCGCAGAGGGGGGGTGCGGCCCGCGGCTCTTCACTGTCTCGATGCCGCTTCACCCCTGTCCCACGCTGGGGGGCTAGACCCGCGCCGGCGGCAACTGTGGGCTCAGCCGGGAGACCCCAACAGCCTGactccccccccctgcccccgtgcTCCTGCCCTGCTTCCCTCGGCGCCCCCTCCTCGCTTCTCACGCCTTAGACCTTTCCTTGGGGGCAGCCGCCTCTGTTCCATGGGTGGAGGGGGATCGGGAGGCCGCGGGGTGCCAGACCCTCAACCCTCTGCGCTACCCCCCACCCTCGGTTATTTATGTTTATGTGGGGCGGCGGcctgtccctcccagccccccgccctcAGGCGACCCGCTGGCAGGTCAGCGTGAGGCCCCCATGGTCTGGTGCTGCCCGTGCCAGAGATTTACCAGGCCACGCGGCGGCGGTGCTGAGGCCCACGCGGTGCCAGGGACGGGCCCACATGCCAGGCCCCGGGCCGGCGCCTCGACCCTGCACTCCTGATCTGGGCCCGTTTGGTTCTTCTAAAAAGCACTAACGTGGGGCCGGCAGGTCTGACACCTGTCTCGACACGACCGCCAGCACCCCGAAGGGTCCGgcgagctcctgagcactgcctgggcgTGACCCCAGGACCACAGAGCAATCAAAAGCACAGCGTGGCCCTGGGGTGTGCACGTTTCAGCGAGCAATGCGCCTTGCGGAGGGCCCGGGCTCCAGAAAGATACGCCTCTCGTTTCATGGAACGTGATTTTATTCCTCTTCCAATCAGCCCTCCGAGACGCGTCTCGGCTCCAAACCGAGGCTCAGTcagcccacccccttcccccccacgcCTCGGGGCTCAGTGTGAAACTTCTCTTGTACGTTTCTCCAGGGCGTGTGCTGAGGGCTGTTTCCTGGGCTCCAGGCCCCCGCGTTTGGATGTGTGGGGTAATGACCCATGATTGTCCAGGGGGTCCCACTGTCCTCTCCGTTTCCAATCTCTGCTTCCTCTCCGGGACTCCGCaccggccgcccccgccccggcccgcacTCGCCTTTGTTCTCCTGCTTGAGCTCGTCCTGCAGGAGGTCCGTTTGCCGGTTGCCCAGCACGAAGGCCAGGAAGGAGAGGATGAGGGCGTTGAGGATGCCGATGATGGCCAGGATGTAGGCCCAGCGCACCGAACAGTCCCCCAGCGAGTACTTCCCGGTCCTGGCCCCGCACATGTCCCGGATGGTCTCCGCGTCCCAGCCGTCGGGGAAGATCATGCAGCCCAGGACgaggcacagagctggggaggggcggggaggagagagggtcACAGTGAGCGCCAGCGGTGGGGTCAGGCATCTTCCTGAGGGCCCCAGTGACTCTCCCGCGGGGGCACAGCCCCCTGAAACCCACTGCGCTTTCCCTCAGCCATCAAGTCAACTCCTCCAACGAGCCTGTCTGGACTTAAGAAAAAACCCGGTAAACCCTGCGCGGCTGCCCGCCCTCGGTGCAGAGTCAGACGCGGGCCGCATGCCCTGGACAGTGCACAGCGCTCTGTGCACACCCTCCCCGGGGACATGGTTTATTCAAATATGGGGTTGAGGggtgcacccagtggtgctcagggcttactcctggctctgtgctcaaggatcattcctggtgggctcgggggcccACATGgaatgcccaggatcgaaccagggtcagccgtgtgcagggtgAAAGCCCTGACCGttggactgtctctctgcccctactttttttcttcttgggtcacacccagtgatgcactggggtcactcctggctctgcactcaggaactactcctggtggtgctcgggggaccctatgggatgctgggaatcgaacccgggtcggcctcgtgcaaggcaaactccttatccgctgtcctatcactccggcccctctagcCCTATTCTATtatcattttttcaaattatcCGTGAGCCCCACCAACGGGGTCttccccatcagtgctcagggatcacccctggcggtgctggggtacCCGGTCCGGCGGTGCAcgagcaagcgccctaccctggagccgtatcgctccagcccccttttatcCAAAACTCCGGAAACAACTCTCGTCCCCACGGCTGACCACGCACTCAGCCTGGAGGCCAGGGCCAGcgcgggggagagggggacatTGAAGCCCTTCAATGACTCGGCCCCCCcacgcgcggggcggggcctgcgctcTGCGCACCACCTCCGCGCAGGGGCGGGACCGAGCCCCAGCCAATCGGCACCTGCTGCCATTCTGACTCCCGATTGGCTCGGGAAAGCCCCACGCAGCCAATCAGAGCCAAGGCGGCTCGCCGGCGCCCCGCCCGCGGCCGTACCCGGGCTTCACGTGGCCCGCGGGCTTCCGGCGGCGCCTTGACCCTGAGCATCCAcgcggccgcgcgcccgggcTGGCGGGTGCTCGGTCCTGCCGCTGTCCGCGCGGGTTCCCGGGCGGCCCCGTCCCCAGCCCCGTGTGGGATGCGCCCCagagcggcgggggcggggcacgggGCGGGCGCTGCACCGCTGCAGAGAAGGTGCAGGGCGAGCCCGCGGGGGCACCTGAGCCCGCAGCAGCCGCAGTCACGCTCCGAGATTCCCCGCAgcgccccatccctcccccccggGGAGAGAAGCGCCTCGCCCGGCCTCCCCCCTCCGCCGCCCCTCTGCGGTGCAGCGGTTCCCCTCCGGCGGGAGCATCCCGTCTCCATGGAAACCGCGCCAGCCTCCAGGCTCGCAGGCCCCACTCAGCTCGCAGCCCCCTGCGCTGCACCGCAGCGGAGCTCGCGGGCATCGCTCCCGCTCTTCTCCAGGCTGGGGTCTCCCCGCGCACGCCCCCCACTCTGGGCTGAGCTCCATCTGCTCACGTCCGCGCcggcccctccctcttccccgtCAGTCGGGAGCCTGGGCATTGCCATGCAGCGCACACTGGCCATGCTtgcttccctgcccccctccgccccaccgCCCCGCCACCTGATTCCCTCCTCCGCGCTGCCCAGATGAAGGCCGAGGGTCGGGTGCAAATCTGGGGGTTTCGTGCTTGCATGCAGGAAGGAGGAAACACAGCAACATTCGAGTGGAAGAGACCCCCAGGGCACCCCACAACCTAGAGGTGCTCACAGCCAGCTCTGGCTCCCTACCGCACTGGCGCtccgccggggggcgggggcagggctgggggaccccgtTTGAAACCCAGGGCAGTTCCCTTAGGGCTCTCAGCTACAACACCTGGACGGTCTGGGGGACAGAGGTCAGACACCGACAGAATATCCCAGCTGTGGCACCAGCATCCCCGCGGCCATCACCAACGTGTCTCCCAGCACTCCCACCCGGATGGTCCTGCGGGACCGGTGGTCTCCTTGGTTACatccccgtgcccccccccccgcctgttcCAAGCACCTGTGAGGACGGACGGAGGAGGATCTGGCGGAGGGGGgtcct from Sorex araneus isolate mSorAra2 chromosome 4, mSorAra2.pri, whole genome shotgun sequence includes these protein-coding regions:
- the LHFPL4 gene encoding LHFPL tetraspan subfamily member 4 protein isoform X1, producing the protein MLPSQEASKLYHEHYMRNSRAIGVLWAIFTICFAIINVVVFIQPYWVGDSVSTPKPGYFGLFHYCVGSGLAGRELICRGSFTDFSTIPSGAFKAAAFFVLLSMVLILGCITCFALFFFCNTATVYKICAWMQLLAALCLVLGCMIFPDGWDAETIRDMCGARTGKYSLGDCSVRWAYILAIIGILNALILSFLAFVLGNRQTDLLQDELKQENKGECGPGRGRPVRSPGEEAEIGNGEDSGTPWTIMGHYPTHPNAGAWSPGNSPQHTPWRNVQEKFHTEPRGVGGKGVG
- the LOC129404206 gene encoding collagen alpha-1(I) chain-like, producing the protein MAGILELAFVQVGRVRRKVWVQGAGMRRQILEKPHVTRALGFFLRQETSATRGPQYCLVYPYSSRGRPNCPESWSGVGGAGPLFCGGVGGGPRQAAQSSGPETTLHAGSQHCFSLCQATARSPVLGAWTLPGLERSTGPSAGPRLPLGPSQARPAGAEGAAGRPGLHPEGVCVRGGGPTSWSGRSHTPAPFGHRHRWGPQPPSPGLWFTSRSSITPALPPPSLQGAQPPPPAPPPERQARTPAPPHRQRNSRWHWEIWGALKGLPVPPWPSHTRTHVSAPSTARGQGGGGRGGRGRGRAGDRGRGGRGTLFRGDLQVQVTQKIIKEARQSLPLAEARAGAGGRPGPLLAKDRSGSPRAPPAAPAPGSQAAGR